The proteins below are encoded in one region of Rhodohalobacter mucosus:
- a CDS encoding PTS sugar transporter subunit IIA: MNIYSLLDNSTILAGLKVKNKKELLNEMVDALSDDVTKEQLEEIRDSVFEREEIMSTGVGKNLAIPHGKVKSIEKNYASFAILKDPIDYDSIDGEPVKMVFLLAGPESKNSTHIKLLSRISRLMNSSAFREALSDCETADEIFKAFHAEEERYFGN, encoded by the coding sequence ATGAATATCTATTCACTTCTCGACAACTCCACAATTCTGGCAGGACTGAAGGTTAAAAACAAGAAGGAGTTGTTGAATGAGATGGTTGATGCCCTTTCGGATGATGTTACAAAAGAGCAGCTTGAAGAAATTCGGGATTCCGTTTTTGAGCGCGAAGAGATTATGTCGACCGGGGTGGGAAAAAATCTTGCTATACCACACGGTAAGGTAAAATCAATAGAAAAGAACTACGCCAGTTTTGCCATTCTGAAAGATCCAATAGACTACGATTCGATTGACGGAGAGCCGGTGAAAATGGTTTTTTTGCTTGCGGGACCCGAATCTAAAAACAGTACCCATATTAAGCTTCTCAGCAGAATTTCAAGGCTGATGAACAGTTCCGCCTTCCGGGAAGCACTGTCGGACTGTGAAACGGCAGATGAAATTTTCAAAGCGTTCCATGCCGAGGAGGAACGCTATTTCGGTAACTGA
- a CDS encoding heme exporter protein CcmB, protein MIRSSIAIFKKEVRQELRTKYAMNTLLAFTGASLLLVLFTLSAQLLNPTPKSGLVWIIILFAAMTGMARTFVHETEKKTWDLLQLHADPSDVYTGKLLYNFVFLLVLLILTFFFYLIMMDMHIIHWGYLLAAVVFGAAGLSSVTTMVSAMIAKADRKGAVFSVLCIPLLVPLLLILTQTTKMALIDGDDGSGLNDVAALTGYCGATIAAGVLLFDYIWED, encoded by the coding sequence ATGATAAGGTCGTCCATCGCAATATTTAAGAAAGAAGTTCGGCAGGAACTGCGCACGAAATATGCCATGAATACTCTTCTGGCATTTACAGGTGCTTCCCTGCTGCTGGTGCTTTTTACGCTGAGTGCACAGCTTCTGAACCCCACTCCCAAAAGCGGGCTGGTATGGATAATCATTCTTTTTGCTGCCATGACTGGTATGGCGCGCACATTTGTCCACGAAACCGAGAAAAAGACATGGGATCTGCTTCAGCTGCATGCAGATCCTTCCGACGTCTACACCGGTAAATTGCTTTATAATTTTGTTTTCCTGCTGGTTCTGCTGATTCTTACGTTTTTCTTCTATCTGATCATGATGGATATGCACATTATCCATTGGGGATACTTACTGGCTGCAGTCGTATTCGGCGCTGCGGGGCTCTCTTCGGTTACCACCATGGTGTCGGCCATGATTGCCAAGGCCGACAGAAAGGGAGCCGTTTTCTCTGTTCTGTGTATTCCGCTTCTGGTGCCTTTACTGCTTATTTTGACCCAGACAACAAAAATGGCGCTAATTGATGGAGATGACGGCTCAGGACTGAATGATGTAGCTGCGCTAACCGGTTATTGCGGAGCCACCATTGCGGCAGGCGTACTTCTGTTCGACTACATCTGGGAAGATTAA
- a CDS encoding ATP-binding protein codes for MIDSNKNIEFGDRRLVGQLNARSQVEKMFRSGRLSHAYLLSGPEGSGKTAFALAMAEIVNGIDHLTDLKGTAISKKSSWYTHPDIHLFIPLPATLGGSELQARLDLLSKDPYEIVDFSVRPALTDSGTSKNRRAFYSIDYYHSEIRPKTVYKPNEGRRTVVILTGIDTMRKESANAFLKLLEEPSDNVLFILTASKTDQLLPTILSRCQHIRLNPLTEDEIREGLQRFDGKNPEEAEFLARLSDGNYALTRHFDVETLRQTRSEVIDYLRYSYTQDVPKLLSMIKEWSRSLNRENQIALCNTLEHFLRDILIYRETADSSLISNIDRLDVIEKFCKSMQDALLIDMIEHLNTLKALLYQNVQLKYIFTALSLRYSYLMRGRQPVISKDENWKHMPAIGEM; via the coding sequence ATGATAGACAGCAACAAGAATATTGAATTTGGAGACAGGCGCCTGGTTGGCCAGCTCAATGCGCGTAGCCAGGTTGAGAAGATGTTCCGCTCGGGCCGTCTTAGCCACGCGTATCTGCTGTCGGGCCCTGAAGGATCAGGAAAAACGGCTTTTGCGTTGGCCATGGCTGAAATTGTGAACGGTATTGATCACCTCACCGATTTAAAAGGAACGGCCATCTCCAAAAAATCCAGCTGGTACACGCATCCCGATATCCATCTGTTCATACCGCTGCCTGCTACACTCGGCGGCTCTGAACTGCAGGCGCGGCTCGATCTGCTATCAAAAGACCCATACGAGATAGTCGACTTTTCAGTACGGCCCGCGCTCACCGATTCCGGGACATCCAAAAACAGGCGTGCATTTTATTCCATCGACTACTACCACAGCGAAATCAGGCCTAAAACGGTTTATAAACCAAATGAAGGGCGGCGCACGGTGGTGATACTTACGGGTATCGATACCATGCGAAAAGAGTCGGCCAATGCTTTTTTGAAACTGCTGGAGGAGCCATCCGATAACGTTCTTTTCATTCTCACCGCATCAAAAACCGATCAGCTTCTTCCCACAATCCTCTCGCGATGTCAGCATATTCGGCTGAATCCTCTTACGGAAGACGAGATACGGGAGGGACTGCAGCGTTTCGACGGCAAAAACCCTGAAGAAGCGGAATTTCTGGCCCGGTTGTCAGACGGCAACTATGCTCTTACCCGGCACTTTGATGTAGAAACCCTGCGGCAAACGCGCAGTGAAGTGATCGACTATCTGAGGTACTCATACACTCAGGATGTGCCAAAGCTGTTATCCATGATCAAGGAGTGGAGCAGAAGCCTGAACCGGGAAAACCAGATAGCGCTTTGCAATACGCTTGAACACTTTTTGAGGGACATCCTGATTTACCGTGAAACTGCCGACAGCTCTCTGATAAGCAATATCGACCGGCTGGATGTGATTGAGAAGTTCTGCAAGAGCATGCAGGATGCGCTGCTGATCGATATGATTGAGCATCTAAACACACTTAAGGCCCTTTTGTACCAAAATGTGCAGTTAAAATATATATTTACTGCACTCTCACTTCGATATTCCTACCTGATGCGCGGCAGGCAGCCTGTGATTTCAAAAGATGAAAACTGGAAACACATGCCCGCAATCGGTGAAATGTAA
- the dapF gene encoding diaminopimelate epimerase, translating to MKQPTIPFTKMQGAGNDFVLLDNRNLKLTEEYLTDLAPAICNRKFGIGSDGLISLTYDDTQKADLVMQYKNPDGSDAGMCGNGARCFAAFAVTLGSPKRFTFRVHDNIYKASVKKSGVKISFPLHTTVDPLSVDGYSAFSVYTNTEHIVCPVAPEHLEEEAVLISEGRYLRNHEKFMPEGTNVNFISGINAENLCLQTYERGVENLTLACGTGAIASALAWHNLQQAGSGTFTYKVKVRGGSLSVHFSYDAEQNSYEKIRLEGPAEFVFEGNYYL from the coding sequence ATGAAACAGCCAACCATACCATTTACAAAGATGCAGGGTGCCGGCAATGATTTTGTTCTGCTGGATAACCGGAATCTGAAGCTGACCGAAGAGTACCTGACGGATCTGGCCCCTGCTATCTGCAACAGGAAATTCGGTATTGGCAGCGATGGCTTGATATCACTTACCTATGATGATACCCAGAAGGCGGACCTCGTGATGCAGTATAAAAATCCGGACGGAAGCGACGCGGGCATGTGCGGAAACGGTGCGCGCTGTTTTGCCGCCTTCGCGGTTACCCTGGGTTCACCAAAACGATTTACGTTCCGGGTTCACGACAACATATACAAAGCAAGCGTGAAGAAATCTGGTGTGAAGATTTCATTTCCTCTCCATACAACCGTTGACCCCCTCAGCGTTGACGGCTATTCGGCCTTCAGTGTCTATACCAATACGGAACATATTGTGTGCCCCGTGGCTCCTGAACATCTTGAGGAGGAGGCGGTTTTGATCTCGGAAGGGCGCTATCTCCGGAATCATGAAAAATTCATGCCGGAAGGGACCAACGTAAATTTCATTTCCGGAATCAATGCTGAAAACCTTTGTCTTCAGACGTACGAACGCGGTGTGGAAAATCTTACACTTGCCTGCGGTACAGGAGCCATTGCCTCAGCCCTTGCCTGGCACAATCTGCAGCAAGCGGGGAGCGGTACATTCACGTACAAGGTGAAAGTTCGGGGAGGCAGCCTGTCTGTACATTTTTCATATGACGCTGAACAGAACAGCTATGAAAAAATTCGTCTTGAAGGTCCGGCTGAATTTGTGTTTGAAGGAAACTACTATCTATAA